In one Helicoverpa zea isolate HzStark_Cry1AcR chromosome 5, ilHelZeax1.1, whole genome shotgun sequence genomic region, the following are encoded:
- the LOC124630671 gene encoding uncharacterized protein LOC124630671 has protein sequence MKKDCTPIRNVSSTRGSKRPALNSPPEVKSVTAEEVRSIVEEVVMKHCDVILKEFKSTIVSFINSKLEPIKKDMDELKTALTFHTEVFDELNTEHVTIKNTLKSLNNENVQLKSTVADLTFKLNYLEQQARSNNLELQCLPEHKQENLYTVTKQLGSVVGCVLKDNDIAHVTRVAKLNTSSPRPRSIVVQLANPRVRDQLLAAVINYNKKNKDNKLNSSDLGIGGSKTPVYVTEHLSASNKSLHAATRIRAREVGYKYVWVRSGRIYVKKDDNAEHFHIKNSDTLSKLV, from the coding sequence ATGAAAAAAGATTGCACTCCGATTCGTAATGTGTCTTCCACGAGGGGTAGCAAACGCCCGGCATTAAACTCTCCCCCGGAAGTAAAATCCGTCACTGCAGAGGAGGTGCGATCCATTGTGGAAGAGGTCGTCATGAAACACTGTGATGTAATACTCAAGGAATTTAAAAGCACAATTGTCAGTTTCATCAACAGCAAACTCGAACCTATAAAAAAAGACATGGATGAGCTGAAGACTGCCCTTACATTTCATACGGAGGTTTTTGATGAGCTGAACACTGAACATGTGACGATAAAGAATACCTTAAAATCcctaaataatgaaaatgtgcAACTAAAGAGTACAGTAGCAGATCTTACTTTCAAGTTGAATTATCTTGAACAGCAAGCTAGATCCAACAACCTTGAACTCCAGTGTTTGCCCGAGCACAAGCAGGAAAACTTGTATACAGTAACAAAGCAACTTGGTTCAGTGGTCGGCTGTGTCCTAAAGGATAACGATATAGCACATGTAACTCGTGTTGCCAAGCTCAACACCTCTAGTCCCCGCCCGAGATCAATTGTTGTCCAGCTCGCGAACCCAAGAGTACGGGATCAGCTCTTAGCAGCGGTcataaattacaacaaaaagaaTAAGGACAATAAACTTAACAGCTCCGATCTCGGCATCGGCGGTAGCAAAACCCCGGTTTATGTGACTGAACATCTGTCAGCAAGTAACAAATCTCTCCACGCGGCTACGAGGATCAGGGCAAGGGAGGTAGGATACAAGTACGTGTGGGTAAGGAGCGGCAGGATCTACGTCAAAAAGGATGACAATGCAGAGCACTTTCACATAAAGAACTCGGATACTTTGAGCAAATTGGTCTAA